The window CCTAGGAAGGGAAAACGGGAAGTGAGAGGCTGAGGATAACGCTCGTTAAGTCCCTAGAGACCCACTGCTGGccaatggggggggggcacaggaggAGGTGGCGCAGTCTGGGACATTTTGACAGATCCTccaccccagcctcacccctTCTTCCGTAGAACACAGCTGCAGCAgctgccccgccccctctgccAGTCTCGTCTTCCATTGGTTAAAAACAGGCCACGCCCCCCAGAACTGGCCTGCCATTGGCTCAGGTCTTTtaatgtttgtgtgtttgtgggcAAGGGGAGAGACGTCATTCTCTGGAACCCACTTCCTCTCAGCTTGTCTAGGTCATTCTGTCTGCCCGTTGCTGGTCCCAGGCTCGCTCTCTGGCCTGTTCTCACTCTCTCAGCAGCTGTCTCTCTCGTGCACACTgacctgtctctctccttcccggcAGTCGCCTCCTTCTCCGCCTGCCTGGGTGGCCGCCATGGGCAGGAAGCGGCTCGTCACTGACTCTTATCCAGTAGTGAAGAGGAGGGAGGGCCCCGCTGGACACAGCAAGGGGGAGTTGGCACCAGAGTTAGGTCTCTGAGGTGTGGGGAGGACGGGAGGAGTGGACACCGAGGGACATGGGACGTGGGCAGACGTCCATGCAAGGGGAAGTGCAGTATGTCCTCTACTTCCCACACCAGGCCTGGCAgtggaagacagaggcagaggggtgGTGGGGGCCGAGGAGCGGTGGGACAGCTGTGAGGCGAAGGGCAGGCCTGAGGAGCAGCTTGTCATTGCAGAGAAAGGGATCCAGCCCCTGAACGTGGATGAAGTGGAACTGGAGCTGCTGAGGCAGTTTGACCTGGCCTGGCAATATGGGCCCTGCACAGGTGAGAACTCCCTCAGACTCCAGGCGCACATGCCGGCGTCAGTCCTGTCACCCACGTATCTCTGAAGCAACTCAAGCCCCTGCCTGATCGTCTCAGGCACTGTCTGCTGAGACTGGGGAGTGTAGAGGTCCCTCCACACCCATTCTCTAGACTGGACTCTTCCCTGCCCACCACAAGGCCCCAGTGTCTTCTTCCTACCCTGGCAGGGATCACACGGCTACAGCGCTGGCATCGGGCAGAGCAGATGGGCTTGGAGCCTCCCCCAGAAGTGCGTCAAGTGCTGCAAACCCACCTCGGAGATCCCCGCTTCCAGTTCAGGTCTGAGACAGACTGGGGAGGGCTTTTGGGGGAGCCAGAGCCTTCTCCAGCACCACCAGCCTGCTGATCCCGGGTGGGGGGCAGCCCTGCCCTGAAGGAAACATGGATGCTGGCTTGGGATGTGGGCGAGCAAGAAATGTTCTACAAGGTGCCTGGCTCAGGAGGGCAGAAGCTTGCTTAATAATTCTTATCTCTGAGCTAATGGTGGGGGAGAGGGTTACCCAAGGCCCAGGGTATTATCTACCTGTACTGAGGGAATGGCCAAGGACTATAGGCCATGGCCAAGGGCTAGTGCGGGTGAAATCATTAAGGGACTTAATGACTctggtttctcctctcttctgctcccctcccccctgcacaGCCTCTGGCATCACTATCCCCTTTGAGGTGCCACCTAAGGTCACCTGCCCACTACCAGAGGACCTCAGGACACAGCGAGAGCCAGCTGCTTTCCTGGCTCAGCTCTGCTGTGGAGAATGTTTGGCAGGAAGGAGTTGCACGGGGAAGGAAAGAGGCTGATCCGGAGGTGTCCGTGCTCAGCCCTCCATCTAACCAGCAGGCTCCGGGAACCCCTCTGAGTGCCGAGGAGCACTTCCTGCACGGGTGGTGGTCTCTGAGGACCTGGCCATGACCATTCTGACACCTGCCACACGCTTCTCTGACTTAACACTGTGATCCTGAGGATGGTGGAGCAGTTAGGCACAGCCATGGCAGAGCCGACTCCGGCAGGATGCCCTTCCTGCCTAAAGCTGGGAATCTGAGGGCAGAACTGGCTGAGCTCACAGGGCAAGGGGTTCACTACTGTTTATCAATAAACAACAGCCTGGAAGCCTCGCCTCCAGTCCCTTCATGTGGCTTAGGTTGGCGGCAGCCAGCAAACTCATGGGTGGGAGACAGCCAGCACCACGCTTTTTTACAAGGTGCGTGTACCTCCTTCCCCTGCCTAACCTTGGACTTGAGAGAGAAGACACCTTAGAAGAGCAGGAGACATGTCCAAACAAGAGCAGGGGACGAGTCTTCACAAGAGCTTAGCAGCCTCTGGCGGCCCCTGGTGGTGCACAAGGGAACTACCCTTTAGTCACCTGCACTGACCAGCTAAAGAAAACCTGTAACCTAGCCAGCCCAGGGCTCTCCACCTCAGGAAAATGGTTCCTTTGTCAGAGAAGGATCCATGGGTCCCCTGGCTCATAATGTCCAGACAGACTTACACATTCCCAGCAAGTACCTCTGCTTCCCAAATGGAGGGCTCAAAGGAGGACTGGGGAAGGTTTCCACCCACAGGACCTGCTCAGAGATGGTATGGTCTGGGGCTTTGGTAAGGACCTGAATGGTGCTGGGCAGGGAAGAGAACTGGCTGGAGCCAGGAACAATGTTTAGGGGACCCTGGGATGGCATGACATGGAGAATATAACCAGTACTCCTCACGTGGTGTCACATTCACTGTCTGTTCGAGCCCTCCATCCTGGGGCAGATAGAGACAACACTGAACTCCTTGGAGACAGGCCTACAGAGCCACCAAGTGGTCTTTTTGGCCCATATTTTATTGGATCACTGATCATGcctcaggactttaaatatttgatCTCTAAACACTCTTAAAAGCCTTCAAgtagattttacagagagagctgAGGCCCGGGAAGGTTGGTCAGAGTGTCCTGGCAGCACCAGCAGAGATGTGGCAGTCCAGAGGCTGGGCACGTGCGTCAGGCTCTGCCCGTCTATACTGTGTCCTGGCCATCTCCCCAGCGCCTGCGTGTGCCAGCTCTAGAGGTCCTCTTGGGTGTGATTAGTGGTGAGGAGGTGAACACAAACGAACATGTCAGTATTATGTCAGGTGGGATCAGTGGTAAGCAAAATTAGGGGTGGAGGCCAGAGAGTGCTGGCAAGGCTGGTCAGGGGAGGCACCCCGGCCCTCTGACAGGTGGCCTCTGAGCTCAGAGCTGAAGGAAGTATGGGAGCAAGCCCTGCACCTGTGTGAATGCGCCAGGCAGAGGAAACCGCAAACACACCCTCCCCAAAGTGGGAGTGTGTCCACCTTGGTCAAGGAACAACGTGGAGGCCAGTGTGACCAGGCCAGAGGGAGCAAGGGGAACTTGGAGGGAAATGAGGCCAGAGAGGCAGCAGGTGGGTCCCACAGGGCCTTGCAGGCCAGGAGAATAATCTGGACTTTATTCTGAGGAAGGCATTTGTGGGTTTAAAGCCAATAAATGACCTAaccaaacatgttttttttttgttttttgttttttgtttttcatttttctgaagctggaaacagggagagacagtcagacagactcccgcatgcgcccgaccgggatccacccggcacgcccaccaggggcgacgctctgcccaccagggggcgatgctctgcccatcctgggcgttgccatgttgcgaccagagccactctagcgcctggggcagaggccacagagccatccccagcgcccgggtcatctttgctccaatggagccttggctgcgggaggggaagagagagacagagaggaaagtacggcggaggggtggagaagcaaatgggcgcttctcctgtgtgccctggccgggaatcaaacccgggtcctccgcacactaggccgacgctctaccgctgagccaaccggccagggccaaacatgtTTTGAAAACATTACTCTGGCTTGTTGGGGAACAGACTGTGGGGCTTGGGGAAGAAAAGCCCAAACCACTCAGGAGGCCATTGCGGTTGGCCTCACAAGAGCTGATGGTGACTTGGACCAGGGTGAGGGATGGCAACAGCAAATAgtactacattctttttttttttttaaagagacaagagagagggacagacaggaatggagagatgagaagtatcattagttttttgttgcacattgcgacaccttagttgttcattgattgctttctcatatgtgccttgaccgtgggccctcagcagacctagtaacaaccccttgcttgagccagcgaccttgggtccaagctggtgagcttttgctcaaaccagatgagcccacgctcaagctggtgacctcggggtctcgaacctgtgtcctcgacatcccagtccgacactctatccactgcgccaccgcctggtcaggccacattctttatatatacagcatgtctgtaaagtcatggtgcacttttgaccggccacaagaaagcaacaaaagacgatagaaatgtgaaatctgcaccaaataaaaggaaaaccctcccagtttctgtaggatgatgtggctgcatgtgcgcatgcgcagatgatgacgtaacaccgtgtatacagcggagcagcccacagccatgccagtcgagatgtggatggtacaaaggaaagttcagtgtgttctgtggctcgctaaattcgaatccgtgaccaaagtgcaatgtgaatatcggcgcatttataacgaagcaccaccacataggaataatattactcggtgggataagcagttgaaggaaaccagcagtttggtggagaaaccccgttctggtaggccgtcagtgacgagtctgtagaggctacacgggatagctacctaaggagccctaaaaaatctgtgcatgagcccacatcgaactgcactgaataggtatgaaactgggagagttttcctttttttttttttttttttgtggaatctttttttttttttttttacagagacagagtgagtcagagagagggatagacggacagagagagatgagaagcatcaatcatcagttcttcattgcgcgttgcaacaccctagttgttcattgattgctgtctcacatgtgccttgaccgtgggccttcagcagaccgagcagccccttgctggagccagcgaccctgggttcaagccggtgggcttctgctcaaaccagatgagcccgcgctcaagctggcaaactcggggtcacgaacctgggtcctctgcatcccagtccaacgctctatccactgcgccactgcctggtcaggcaaatttttatttttctgaagctgaaaacgaggagagacagtcagacagactcccgcatgcgcccgaccaggatccacccggcacgcccaccagggggcgacgctctgcccctccagggcattgctctgtcgtgaccagagccactccagcacctggggcagaggccaaggagccatccccagcgcccgggccatctccgctccaatggagccttgctgcgggaggggaagagagagacagagaggaaggagaaggggaggggtagagaagcagatgggcgcttctcctgtgtgccctggccgggaatcaaacccgggacctctgcacgccaggccaacgctctaccactgagccaaccggccagggccagagttttCCTTTTGGTgccgatttcacatttctatcgtcttttgttgctttcctgtgaccggtcaaaagtgcaccatgactttatggacacactgtatatagagagagaatgaatacatatatattatattatatatatatatttttttaataatttttttaataatctttttttttatttttctgaagtgagaaacggggaggcagatgGACTCcagcatatgcctgaccaggatccacccagcatgctcaccagggggcgatgctctgcccatctggagtgttgctctgttgcaac is drawn from Saccopteryx leptura isolate mSacLep1 chromosome 1, mSacLep1_pri_phased_curated, whole genome shotgun sequence and contains these coding sequences:
- the POLD4 gene encoding DNA polymerase delta subunit 4, which produces MGRKRLVTDSYPVVKRREGPAGHSKGELAPELEKGIQPLNVDEVELELLRQFDLAWQYGPCTGITRLQRWHRAEQMGLEPPPEVRQVLQTHLGDPRFQFSLWHHYPL